One stretch of Prochlorococcus marinus XMU1402 DNA includes these proteins:
- a CDS encoding YSC84-related protein, with amino-acid sequence MYLRSLWKPFLVSLLVFPQSLAIVRSSHLNESQFKKLSDEYLISGWRPSSDKKNKDIKASDKTMKALNKFKNTSSLKTYFKKARGYAVFPNVGKGGIGIGGARGKGEVFEKGNVIGSTTLTQVSIGLQLGGQAFSQIIFFKDKKSLDRFTQGNFEFGASASAALISEGANASADYSDGVAVLTFSKGGLMYEASIGGQKFSYKEY; translated from the coding sequence ATGTATTTGAGATCACTTTGGAAGCCTTTTTTGGTTTCATTGCTAGTTTTTCCGCAATCTTTAGCTATTGTTAGGTCATCTCATCTTAATGAATCTCAATTCAAAAAACTTTCAGATGAATATTTAATATCTGGTTGGAGACCATCATCAGATAAAAAAAATAAAGATATAAAAGCTAGCGATAAAACGATGAAGGCATTAAATAAATTTAAAAATACCTCTTCTTTAAAAACTTACTTTAAAAAAGCAAGAGGCTATGCTGTTTTCCCAAATGTTGGAAAAGGAGGAATTGGTATTGGAGGCGCTAGAGGTAAGGGTGAGGTGTTTGAAAAAGGGAATGTTATTGGATCAACCACTTTAACTCAGGTTTCTATCGGTCTCCAGTTAGGAGGACAAGCATTTAGCCAGATTATCTTTTTTAAAGACAAGAAATCCCTCGATAGGTTTACTCAAGGTAATTTTGAATTTGGAGCATCGGCTAGTGCAGCGTTAATCTCAGAGGGAGCTAATGCATCTGCGGATTATAGTGACGGAGTTGCAGTTCTTACATTTTCAAAAGGAGGACTTATGTATGAAGCAAGCATAGGAGGACAAAAATTTAGCTATAAAGAATACTAA
- the psbF gene encoding cytochrome b559 subunit beta, long form: MDFRILLVITPIIFSWIFTVFWLGRWDVFRLTPLGLPKKGVAPFKNYQVWKDSALIPDTGRPAEGYPVFTVRTAAVNALGIPTVFFLGAILAMQFKTY; this comes from the coding sequence ATGGATTTTAGGATTTTACTTGTTATTACTCCAATAATATTCTCATGGATATTCACAGTCTTTTGGTTAGGTAGGTGGGATGTATTTAGATTAACACCACTAGGATTACCAAAGAAGGGAGTAGCTCCTTTTAAAAATTATCAAGTATGGAAAGATTCAGCATTAATTCCTGACACTGGTAGACCAGCAGAAGGTTATCCAGTATTTACTGTAAGAACCGCAGCAGTCAATGCACTAGGGATTCCAACTGTTTTCTTCCTTGGAGCAATATTGGCAATGCAGTTTAAAACTTATTAA
- a CDS encoding YbhB/YbcL family Raf kinase inhibitor-like protein: protein MNIKSFLIFGTILATPVSCLAEEFSISFEWGDIKKCTTGYPNKVSNPIFTLNNVPKGTKFIKFKMKDKNAPSFNHGGGKIEYFGENVIEPGAFIYKSPCPPSGTHTYEWTVTAQSKKSGGKLAVAKARKEYP from the coding sequence ATGAACATAAAATCATTTTTGATTTTTGGTACCATTTTGGCTACTCCAGTATCATGCTTGGCAGAAGAATTTTCCATTTCTTTTGAATGGGGAGATATAAAAAAATGTACAACTGGTTATCCAAACAAAGTATCAAATCCAATTTTTACTCTCAATAATGTACCTAAAGGCACAAAATTTATCAAATTTAAAATGAAAGACAAGAATGCTCCAAGTTTTAATCATGGCGGAGGAAAAATTGAATACTTTGGAGAAAATGTAATAGAGCCAGGTGCATTTATATACAAATCTCCTTGCCCACCAAGCGGAACACATACCTATGAGTGGACAGTTACTGCGCAATCTAAAAAAAGTGGCGGGAAATTAGCTGTTGCGAAAGCAAGAAAAGAATATCCTTGA
- a CDS encoding phytanoyl-CoA dioxygenase family protein: MLIKDKKDAGALKVKKEDLQKNYNFYADLLLRSGYIKIAEELVKDKIYPYVVMHMLNDKNTKELIWHRDQYFHGKDFIGPKFKLYKLAIYLQDTDKNNGVTGFIPKFISPRFKNRYIDTIFAYLSSFLSIHPRLSIGDAVIFSGKVMHHRPRQRNNNLREAIIFSCTNNPNNLPNLKDDEKEFLNVFLKSKINLGIK, from the coding sequence TTGCTTATTAAAGATAAAAAAGATGCTGGAGCATTAAAAGTAAAAAAAGAAGATCTTCAGAAGAACTATAATTTTTATGCTGATTTACTTTTGAGGTCCGGATACATAAAAATTGCAGAGGAACTTGTTAAAGATAAAATCTATCCCTATGTTGTAATGCATATGTTAAATGATAAAAATACTAAGGAACTTATATGGCATAGAGACCAATATTTTCATGGTAAAGATTTTATAGGGCCAAAATTTAAACTATATAAGTTAGCAATTTATTTGCAGGATACGGATAAAAATAATGGAGTAACTGGCTTTATCCCAAAATTCATATCTCCCAGATTTAAAAATAGATATATCGACACTATTTTTGCATACTTATCTTCTTTCTTATCTATTCATCCAAGATTATCTATTGGAGACGCGGTAATCTTTAGTGGTAAAGTTATGCATCATCGCCCAAGACAAAGAAATAATAATTTAAGAGAGGCAATAATTTTTTCATGTACAAATAATCCTAATAATCTTCCAAATCTTAAAGATGATGAAAAAGAATTTTTAAATGTTTTCCTAAAGAGTAAAATTAATCTTGGAATTAAATAA
- the rluF gene encoding 23S rRNA pseudouridine(2604) synthase RluF, whose amino-acid sequence MATRINKYLSELGYCSRRRADKLIEEGKITINGKIPEIGTKIEEGDQVEVQGQIIEKSKRQKKIYLAFNKPVGIVCTTDRGVETDNIIDFIKYPKRIFPIGRLDKPSEGLIFLTNDGDIVNKILRARNNHEKEYIVSVNLPINREFIQTMSNGVEILETKTKNCFVKQLGPKKFKIILTQGLNRQIRRMCESLGYKVQSLKRVRIMNIKLDVPLGKYREFTKKELIQLNKLLENSSKTID is encoded by the coding sequence ATGGCTACCAGAATAAATAAATACTTAAGTGAATTAGGTTACTGTTCTAGAAGAAGAGCAGATAAACTAATTGAAGAAGGAAAAATAACCATTAATGGCAAAATTCCCGAAATAGGAACCAAGATAGAGGAAGGGGATCAAGTAGAAGTTCAAGGTCAAATAATAGAAAAATCAAAGAGACAAAAAAAGATATATTTAGCCTTTAATAAACCTGTTGGAATTGTTTGCACAACTGATAGAGGAGTAGAAACTGACAATATTATAGATTTCATTAAATATCCTAAAAGAATATTTCCTATTGGAAGATTGGACAAACCAAGTGAGGGATTGATTTTTTTAACCAATGATGGAGATATCGTAAATAAAATACTTAGAGCAAGAAATAATCATGAAAAAGAATACATCGTAAGTGTAAATCTTCCGATTAATAGAGAATTTATTCAAACCATGAGTAATGGAGTTGAAATATTAGAAACCAAAACTAAGAATTGTTTCGTAAAACAATTGGGACCAAAAAAATTTAAAATCATACTTACTCAAGGACTTAACCGTCAGATTAGGAGAATGTGTGAGTCCTTAGGTTACAAAGTTCAATCATTAAAGCGTGTAAGGATTATGAATATTAAATTAGACGTGCCTCTAGGTAAATATCGTGAATTTACCAAAAAAGAACTCATACAACTAAATAAACTACTTGAAAACTCTTCAAAAACAATTGACTAG
- a CDS encoding high light inducible protein: MEKKEDNIRSESYYPDSNFYIDNKENDISDKANTSQKNSLLRDQILNMGENFEWPNTYWFIAERTNGRLAMIGFMAVIINYTLFGWIAYPIL; this comes from the coding sequence ATTGAAAAAAAAGAAGATAATATTAGAAGCGAAAGTTACTACCCCGATTCTAATTTCTACATTGATAATAAAGAAAATGATATTTCTGATAAGGCCAATACTTCTCAAAAGAATTCTCTATTAAGAGATCAAATACTTAATATGGGGGAAAATTTTGAATGGCCAAATACTTATTGGTTCATTGCGGAAAGAACAAATGGAAGGCTTGCAATGATAGGCTTCATGGCTGTAATTATTAACTACACATTATTTGGATGGATAGCATATCCAATCCTTTAA
- a CDS encoding SOS response-associated peptidase has protein sequence MCGRFELKTKFEKLPKILKQDYPSGLESKYETQNLIKPNDPVIVIKNEGRIKTTFMTWGFISPWATTPFDKKRPRPFNARSETVEEKKLFSGSWKHKRCLIPASGFFEKKYRVRKANYETFWLGGIWSKWTSLDGAELESCCILTTKPNELVKPLHNRMPVIIPDGYEVEWTEQVKDSSKLKGLLPIMMGWPSDGWIVENVNVKKTNQMSLF, from the coding sequence ATGTGCGGAAGATTTGAGCTGAAAACTAAATTTGAGAAGTTGCCAAAGATTTTGAAACAAGATTATCCAAGTGGACTTGAATCTAAATACGAGACTCAAAATCTAATAAAACCTAATGATCCTGTGATTGTAATTAAAAACGAAGGAAGAATTAAAACTACTTTTATGACATGGGGCTTTATTTCCCCTTGGGCTACAACCCCATTTGATAAAAAGAGGCCAAGACCATTTAATGCAAGATCAGAAACCGTAGAAGAAAAAAAATTATTTAGTGGAAGTTGGAAACATAAAAGGTGCCTAATACCTGCGAGTGGTTTTTTTGAAAAAAAGTATCGTGTTCGAAAAGCGAATTATGAAACTTTTTGGTTGGGAGGAATTTGGAGTAAGTGGACCTCACTAGATGGAGCCGAACTTGAGAGTTGCTGCATTTTGACAACTAAACCGAATGAATTAGTTAAGCCTTTACATAACCGCATGCCTGTAATTATCCCCGATGGATACGAGGTGGAATGGACAGAGCAAGTTAAAGACTCTAGTAAATTAAAAGGATTACTTCCAATAATGATGGGTTGGCCTTCTGATGGTTGGATAGTAGAAAATGTTAACGTAAAAAAAACTAATCAAATGAGTTTGTTTTAA